The Bacillus carboniphilus DNA window AAAAAGCCAGATTATTATCTAGATGCTGAGGTTCCCGGAACGGATGGTCTTAACATGTATTCACAAATAGAAGCAGATACAGTTAGGCCTGAAGAGGAAGTAGAAAATCTAGAGCTTCAAGAGGTCATTCAAACAGAAATACTAAAATTACCAGATAAATATCGCTCCGTAATTGTGCTAAAGTATATTGAAGAGCTACAATTACAAGAAATTAGTGAAATATTAGAGATTCCATTAGGTACTGTAAAGACAAGAATTCACCGAGGACGCGAGGCACTAAGGAAACAATTACGGAATGTGTAAGAGTAAGAGAGGGTGATGATCATTGGGAAAGTGCCCAGAACATATCGTCGAGTATATGCACGAATACCTTGATGATGAGATATCTAGTGCTCAAGAAGCTGAATTGAGGAGCCATTTACAATCTTGTGTAGAGTGCCAGAAACACTTTCATGAATTAAAAAAAGCCATTGCTCTTGTACAAAGTACTTCACATATACAAGCACCAAGCGATTTTACAGCCAATGTAATGAGTCGTCTACCGAAAGAGAAGAAAAGAGTATGGGTGCAACGCTGGTTTAGGGCTCATCCTTTTATTACAGCCGCGTCGTTGTTTATCTTCTTAATGTTAGGGAGCTTAATGTCCTCTTTTAACGCGAATGATGATTTTTCAGTAAGTAATCATTCCAATATTATTGTAGAAAATAATACAGTAATTGTCCCAGAAGGTGAAACGGTTAATGGCGACCTAGTTGTAAAGAACGGAAAACTTCGAATAGAAGGTAAAGTAGAAGGAAATGTTACAGTAATAAATGGTGAAAGATACATGGCATCTGCCGGTGAGGTAACAGGTAATATTCAAGAAATTAACGAAGCATTTTCTTGGATGTGGTTTCATATTAAGAAAACAGTAAACAATGTAATAGAAGCGTTTGAATAAAAGTCGCTCCGTCTTGAGCGGCTTTTTTAATAATAAAAAAAAGTTATCCCTGCGTAATGTTTTTGAAATCTAGTATAAAAACAAGATATGATATAATGTAAAAGTTAAACAAAAAATAGTTGTAAGCTGCATCTGTTTACTTGGAGGAAGACATATGCCATTTGCAGATTACTTTGCAAATTTCACAATACTTGATTACATATCTAATATCGTTGATGTTTTGTTAGTTTGGTACGTCATCTATAAACTGATTACGGTTATCCGTGGTACAAAGGCAGTACAATTACTGAAAGGAATTTTCGTTATTGTAATTGTACAGAGCTTTAGTGGTTTCCTCGGATTTAAGACATTAGGTTGGATGATGGAACAGGCACTAACATGGGGGTTTTTAGCCGTTATTATCATTTTCCAACCCGAACTGCGTCGTGCCTTGGAACAGCTTGGTAGAGGAAAGTTATTCTCTAAGAGCGGAATTCAAGAAGAGGAAGAACAGAAGCAGATCGTGGAAAGCATTGTTAAAGCGGTAGGATACATGGCGAAACGAAGAATCGGTGCTCTAATATCCATTGAGCGAGAAACGGGCTTAAGTGATTATATTGAAACTGGGATTTCGTTAGAGTCAAATGTGTCATCAGAACTACTCATTAACATCTTTATTCCGAACACTCCACTACATGATGGAGCTGTTGTCATACAAAAAAATCGAGTAGCTGCTGCTGCCTGTTACCTTCCATTATCGGAGAGTCCTTATATTTCAAAAGAGTTAGGTACTAGGCATAGAGCTGCACTCGGAATTAGTGAGGTAACGGACAGTATAACGATTGTTGTATCTGAAGAGACAGGGAGTGTTTCCGTTACAAAAAATGCGGAATTACACCGTGATTTAACGATGGAAGCATTCTCAGAGTTACTCCAGAATGAGATTATACACACCACTAAGGTAAGACAACCTTCCTCTTCAAAGTGGGCCTTTAGGGGGAAAAATGATGGATAAGTTAATGGATAGTCCGTGGTTTTTACGTATTTTGGCGCTATTGTTGGCTATGTTGTTGTATATATCTGTAAATTTACCTCAAAATGATTCTGTTCGAGATTCCAATACAGGTGAGAATAGTGAAACACTTACGGATGTTCCTGTGAACCTTTATTATGATACAGATAACCTTGTTGTAACAGGAGCTCCCAAAACGGTAACTTTAAATATTGAAGGGCCAAGAAGTATTGTCCAATCGGCTACTAAATTACGAGATTTTGAAGTATACATTGATTTAACAGATGCAGAGATTGGAAAGCAAGAAGTAGAGGTCCAAATTCGAAATTTATCGGAAAAACTAACAGCTACTTTAGACCCGACGTATGTGACGGTTTCGGTTCAAGAGAGAGTCACGAAAGAATTCACAGTTGAAGCCGAATATAATGCTGATTTATTGCAGGAAGGCTTTTCTGCCGGTCAACCTAGTGTGGAACCAAAGACTGTTAAAATAACAGGAGCTAAAGACACCATCGAACAAATTTCTTATGTAAAAGCAACATTAGAAACGAATGGCACTCTTGATAGTACGGTCACAAGGGAAGCTAGAGTACAAGTATTAGACCGCTTACTAAATAAACTCGATGTTATCGTGGAACCTGAAGTAGTTGAAGTAACCATTCCGATTAGAGCAATAGAAAAAAATGTACCAATAAATATAAAAAGAGTCGGAGTTGCACAAGAAGGAATTACAATTGAGTCCATGACTCTATCCACCGATACAACCAAAGTAAGAGCAGTCAGTCAGCAAGTCCTAGATTCCATTCAGGATTTAGAAGTGACAGTGAACTTACGTGACATTATTGAGTCAAAGGACATAACGGTACCGCTTGAAGTTCCGGAAGGTGTTCTATTGATGGAGCCCGAACAAGTAACGCTGTCTGTTGAAGTGACGAAAACCGTTACACTTTCTACAGTTCCTATTAGTATTGAAGGTCTGGGTGAAAATGAGGTTGCAGCATTTTTAAATCCTGAAAATGGTGCGGTGAATGTGACCTTAACAGGAAGTCCCACTTTAATCAATGGTATTGAAGCTAGTGATCTTCAAGTTGAAATAGATGTTTCTGAGTTGGACGCTGGAGAGCATGAGGTCGACGTAATAATAACGGTCCCTGAAACAATAGATTGGGAAATTTCACAAACAACAGCTCGAATTGTTATTCAAGAAAACACAGAAAGTTAGTTGGAAATTGAAATAAAGGAGCGAAAGTCAATGGGTAAATATTTTGGAACGGATGGAGTAAGAGGAGTAGCGAATTCAGAACTTACGCCAGAGTTAGCATTTAAATTAGGTAGATTTGGTGGATATGTGTTAACGAAGGATAAAGATCGCCCAAAGGTATTAATTGGCCGTGACACAAGAATATCTGGTCATATGTTAGAAGGTGCACTTGTAGCAGGACTATTATCTATCGGGGCAGAGGTCATGAGACTTGGCGTTATTTCGACACCAGGGGTGGCTTACCTAACTAAGTTTTTGGGAGCAGAAGCGGGAGTTATGATTTCTGCTTCCCATAATCCTGTAGCCGATAACGGCATTAAGTTTTTTGGACCAGATGGTTTTAAGCTTTCCGATGATCAAGAGCAGGAAATTGAGGAACTATTAGATATGGAACAAGATACTTTACCACGACCAGTAGGGAAAAATTTAGGTCAGGTCAATGACTATTTTGAAGGTGGTCAAAAGTATCTGCAGTACCTAAAGACAACGGTGGAGGAAGACTTTACGGGTATTCATATCGCCTTAGATTGTGCCCATGGAGCTACTTCTTCCTTAGCAACGCATCTATTTGCTGATTTAGATGCAGACCTTTCGACAATGGGAGCAACTCCTAATGGAATCAATATCAATGAGGGAGTCGGATCTACCCATCCAGAGGCACTAGCTCAATTTTTAAAAGAAAAGAATGCAGATATAGGTCTTTCTTTTGATGGAGATGGAGATCGTTTAATTGCCATTGATGAAAATGGAGATATTGTAGACGGCGATCAGATTATGTATATTTGCGCCAAGTACCTTAAGGAAGATGGACGATTAAGACAAAATACTGTAGTTTCAACCGTTATGAGTAACCTTGGCTTCTATAAGGGCTTAGAGGAATATGGAGTTGAAAGTGTTCAAACTGCAGTAGGAGACCGCTATGTTGTGGAAGAAATGAAGAAAAATGGTTATAACTTAGGTGGAGAACAGTCTGGCCATATCATTTTCTTAGACTATAATACAACTGGCGACGGTCTTTTAACCGGGTTACAGCTTGTAAATATTCTTAAACTTACAGGAAAGCCTCTTTCAGAACTTGCAAATGAGATGAAAAAATTCCCTCAGAAGCTAGTGAATGTAAGAGTTACTGATAAATATCATGTGACTGAAAATGATAAAGTAAGCCAAGTGATTGAGCAAGTTGAACAAGAGATGAATGGAAATGGTCGTGTGCTTGTTAGACCATCTGGTACAGAACCATTAGTACGTGTCATGGTCGAAGCATCTACAGAGCAATTGTGCCAAGAATATGTAGAGCGCATTTCATCTGTCGTTAAAGAAGAAATGGGGCTTACGGAATAACAAAGATATGCATAAGTGGAACCAACCCATTCCCTTATGCATATTTTTTTATATACCCCTCTTTTTAGGAGTACCAAAAACTCCCTTACATGGATATAGGGTTATGAGTTGACGGTACTACCTAGGTCATGTATTATGATAGCTATGTTTTGTATCACTACAAGCGGGGTAAACAGAGCATAGACCAATAGAAAAGGAGGGGCGAAGAGAAAAGTAATTAAAGCGCCAGGACTAAACAAGAGTTGTTTAGTTGACGAGGAGAAGGACGATCGAAATTATCGGCGGGTGCCTTCCAGTTGTTCTACACAACTGAGACTCTTTTCTTAAAACAGAAAGGTGACTTTCTGCACAAAGGAGAAGGGATGTAGACCGCTTCATTTGAATGCTAACTAGTCATTAAACTAGAAAAAGCATCGAAGACCAAAACAGAGATAAGGGGGCAATTGGATTGCCCTCATAATATTGTGGCTTCCTTTTGCTCCCTTTCGATTAGGAGGAAAATGAAGTATGTGTGGAATCGTTGGATTTATTGGAAATGTAGATGCGAAAGAAATTCTATTAAAAGGTCTAGAAAAGCTAGAATATAGAGGATATGACTCTGCAGGGATTGCTGTGCAGACAGGTGAAGGTGTTAAGGTATTTAAAGAAAAGGGGCGAATTGCTGACTTACGCGCAATCGTCGATGCAGGTGTAGTAGCCAATACAGGAATTGGCCATACACGCTGGGCAACCCATGGTGAACCAAGTCGTGAAAATGCTCACCCTCATCAAAGTACGACTGAACGCTTTACCCTTGTGCATAATGGAGTGATTGAAAACTACCTTCAGCTAAAGCGCGAGTATCTAGTAGATGTTTCGTTTAACAGTGAGACAGATACAGAAATCATTGTTCAACTTATTGAAAAATGGGTCAATGATGGTTTATCTGTTGAAGATGCCTTCCGTAAAACATTAACACTGTTACATGGATCATATGCACTTGCTCTTTTAGACCGTGAGAATGACGAAACCATCTTTGTTGCAAAAAATAAGAGCCCTCTTCTTGTAGGATTAGGTGACACTTTCAATGTTGTAGCAAGTGACGCGCTTGCTATGCTTCAAGTAACTGATCAGTTTGTTGAGTTAATGGATAAAGAGGTTGTGATTGTAACTAAAGATTCAATCCAAATCCAAAAGCTTGATGGTGAAGTAGTAGAACGTGCTCCTTTCACTGCAGAATTAGATGCTAGTGACATTGAAAAGGGAACGTACCCTCACTACATGTTAAAGGAAATTGATGAGCAACCTGTCGTAATGAGAAAGATTATTCAAGCGTACCAGGATGATGCGGGTGAATTAACAATTGATCCCGAAATTGTTGCAACGCTTAATATGTCAGACCGCATTTATATCATCGCAGCAGGAACAAGCTACCATGCTGGTTTAGTAGGTAAAGAATTCATTGAAAAAATGGCAAAGGTACCTGTCGAAGTACATGTAGCGAGTGAATTCGCCTATAACACACCGCTTCTATCTGAGAATCCATTATTCATCTTTATCTCTCAAAGTGGTGAAACGGCAGATAGTCGTGCTTGTCTGGTTCATGTAAAAGAACTAGGGCATCCTGCATTAACGATTACAAATGTTCCAGGTTCAACTTTGTCTCGTGAAGCAGACTTTACTTTACTCCTACATGCAGGACCTGAGATTGCCGTAGCTTCAACAAAGGCTTATACAGCACAGCTAGGCGTCCTTTCTATTCTTGCTTTTGTAACTGGTAAAGCACGAGGTCTGGACATAGAGATTGACTTGGTTCAAGAGTTAGGTATTATTGCGAATGCGATGGAAGTCCTTTGTGATGATAAAGAAGAAGTTGAATATATTGCTCGCGAATATCTATCTGTTACAAGAAATGCATTCTTCATCGGTCGTGGCCTTGATTACTATGTTGGCCTTGAAGGTGCGTTAAAGCTCAAAGAGATTTCCTATATCCAAGCAGAAGGTTTTGCTGGTGGAGAATTAAAGCACGGTACGATTGCTCTAATTGAAAATGGAACACCAGTTATTGCCTTGGCGACTCAACCAAAAGTAAACTTGAATCTCCGTGGAAATGTTAAAGAAGTAGTTGCTCGTGGAGCTCATGCTTGTATTATTTCCATGAAAGGCTTAGAAGACGAAGATGATCGTGTCGTTCTACCAGAAGTAAATGAAGTATTAACACCCCTTATCTCCGTAGTACCATTACAGCTACTTGCTTACTATGCAGCGCTACACAGAGGTTGTGACGTGGATAAACCAAGGAACCTTGCGAAGAGCGTGACAGTTGAGTAAGAGTTTATGAAATAAATAGACCTTGTGTGGTTTTATAAAAAAGATTGATCACTTAAAACAAAGTTCGATTGTTTGAATTAAAGATTGATTATTTGTAATAAAGTTTGATTAAAAGCAACCTCTTCGGTATGATTTCCGTAAGAGGTTGCTTTTTTTAGTACATAATAGGAAATTAATTGTAATTTTTACTTACTTGAAAGTTAATAAAAGGATTTAATATTTTTTGAGTAGGAGGATGAAAAGTGCCCAAGCGAAAACGTTCGCCCTCTATTAATAAAAAACACAAAGATGATCGTGGACGAGGATTAGGTTTAGAATACAAACCATGGATTACAATTCAAGATGTTCCTTCATTAGGTAGATCAACACGTCTAAAAGGGATTAAAATACCAAGACAATTTGAATTTCTTTCAGATTTAGAACGAAACTACTTTTATTTGTTGGAATATTCCAACTTAGTGGTTGATATACGGGAACAATATCCTTTATTGCCCATTGAAGAAACGATTATGATTGCTGATGAGCTAGGTATTAAACATCCAGCTGACCCAAAAACAAATGAGCCAATTATTATGACAACAGACTTTTTAGTAACCATTAGTGAAAACAAGAATCATCAAAATTTAGCTCGAACATTAAAATATAAGGATGAACTAATGAATGAACGAGTTCTAGAGAAATTTGAGATTGAGCGTGTTTATTGGGAACGACAAGATGTTGATTGGGGCATTGTGACCGAGTTAGAGATACCTAAAGAAATGGCACATAATATTGCGTTTGTTCATGGCTATGCAGACCTTTCAGTTATTGAAGGATTTGAAGAAGTTACTGAAGATGACATAGAAGAAATGAGTATTCACTTTATTAATAGGTTATTAGTAGAACATCGAGCAGTAAAACAGATCGCTAAAGAGTTTGAAATAAACTATGGTATGGCTGTTGGTTGTGGTCTTTCTCTATTTAAACATCTAATAATAACAAAGGCAATTGAATTAGATTTATTAGAAAAACTTGATGTAAGTCAAATCCAGCAAATAAAAGAAGTGCGTAAAGATTTTTCAGAGAAGGTGAGAGCAATATGATTTTTTACAATCAGGTGTACCAATTTACAGGTAAGGAAGAAAAAAATCGTATTCGTGTCATCGCTATTGACGATCCAATTGTTTATTTTGTCGAGTTACATGGAAATACATCAATGCCCAAAAAGGCGGTTATCTCTGATATTGAGACGGAAGTACAGAGTGAGTTACTAATTCCAATTCCAGACCCATTTGCCAAAAGCTATTCAGATAAAGATTTAACTGAAAAACAAATTCAAAAGCGTGATGAGGATTGGCAAGTTGTTTCAGAGGGTTGGGATAAGTACAAAAAATCACTGCTCATTAGAAAAGAAAGGGATGCAATTTTTGAACAAATTGCCAAGCAGCACCGCATCGCTAAAATAAAGGTAAAGCGGATTTTTACTCGTTTTTGGCAGCGAGGTTTAAATAGGAATGCTCTTCTTCCTGATTATATATATTCGGGTGGTAAAGGTAAAGAAAGGCAGCTAGCTTTAGCTAAAGTAGGTCGCCCAAGAAAATATTCATCCACTAAACAAGGAATTAATATTACGGATAATGTTAAGAAGCAGTTTGATTATGTAGTGAAAAAATATTATCGCAATAAACAACAACTATCTCTTACCGAAACGTATGAATATTTGTTAAGAGAATTTTACTCAGACAAGTATTATGAAGGCAATAAACCTAAATATAAGATTTGGGAGGAGTCAAAAATCCCTACGTTTCACCAGTTTTACTATTGGTTTAAAAAATTGGAAGATCCAAAGCTTGATTTTCAATTAAGGCATAATCAAAAGGAATTTGAGTTGAAGTATAGACCAATCTTAAGTAACTCAGCTTTAGAAACAGATGGTCCGGGTACCAGGTTCCAAATTGATGCGACTATTGCAGATATTTATTTAGTGAGTTCTTTTGATCGAAATTTAATTATAGGTCGCCCAGTTGTATATGGAGTAATAGATGTATATTCCCGCTTGTTGACTGGTATTTACGTTGGTTTAGAAGGTCCGTCATGGATAGGTGCAATGATGACTTTAGATAATATGGTTATGGATAAAGTAGAGTTTTGTAAGAAATTTGGTATTTCAATTGATGAATCCCAATGGCCAGCCCACCATCTACCAGAAATAATAATAGCAGACCGTGGAGAATTTGAAGGATATTCAGTTGAAAATCTTATCAATAATTTAAATATCAAAATTGAAAATACATCTCCTTACCGTGGTGATTTAAAGGGAATTATTGAACGTCAATTCCGTACAATTAACGGAAAAATAAAAAGAAAAGCTCCTGGTGCTATACAAAAAGAATACCGTGAACGTGGAGATAAAGACTATCGTTTAGATGCGAGTTTAAACCTTGAGGAGTTTACTAAAATTATAATCCATCTTGTCTTACACCATAATCAAAATATCATTGATAAATATCCGTTAGAAAAAGAAATGATATCAGTAGGATTAACAGCTACACCAATTAATTTATGGAATTGGGGTATTGAAAATAAAAAAGGTAGTCTGCAGGTCATCCATAACCAAAACATTTTGAGGTTGAATTTATTACCTAAAGGAAAAGCAAGAATAACAAGAGCAGGGATCAAATTTAGGGGTTTATCGTACGGGGCTGAAAGGGCGTTAAATGAACAATGGTATTTTAAAATGAGAAATCATAGTATCGAGATAGTATTCGACCCACGTGATATGAGTAAAATATATATTCCTCATACAGACGGACGTGGTTTCGATACTTGCTATTTATTAGATACTAGTTCCCAATATAAAGGTAATACTCTCGAAGAAATTGAATATTATCATGAACTTATTCAAGAAGCTAGACATCAAGAAGCTAATAAGCAAAA harbors:
- the sigW gene encoding RNA polymerase sigma factor SigW produces the protein MDVIVKQRIKQVIKGDQNAFAEIVELYKDKVFQLCYRMLGNRHEAEDMAQEAFLRAYVNITKFNQSRKFSTWLYRIATNLCIDRIRKKKPDYYLDAEVPGTDGLNMYSQIEADTVRPEEEVENLELQEVIQTEILKLPDKYRSVIVLKYIEELQLQEISEILEIPLGTVKTRIHRGREALRKQLRNV
- a CDS encoding anti-sigma factor, which translates into the protein MGKCPEHIVEYMHEYLDDEISSAQEAELRSHLQSCVECQKHFHELKKAIALVQSTSHIQAPSDFTANVMSRLPKEKKRVWVQRWFRAHPFITAASLFIFLMLGSLMSSFNANDDFSVSNHSNIIVENNTVIVPEGETVNGDLVVKNGKLRIEGKVEGNVTVINGERYMASAGEVTGNIQEINEAFSWMWFHIKKTVNNVIEAFE
- the cdaA gene encoding diadenylate cyclase CdaA, whose translation is MPFADYFANFTILDYISNIVDVLLVWYVIYKLITVIRGTKAVQLLKGIFVIVIVQSFSGFLGFKTLGWMMEQALTWGFLAVIIIFQPELRRALEQLGRGKLFSKSGIQEEEEQKQIVESIVKAVGYMAKRRIGALISIERETGLSDYIETGISLESNVSSELLINIFIPNTPLHDGAVVIQKNRVAAAACYLPLSESPYISKELGTRHRAALGISEVTDSITIVVSEETGSVSVTKNAELHRDLTMEAFSELLQNEIIHTTKVRQPSSSKWAFRGKNDG
- a CDS encoding CdaR family protein, with translation MMDKLMDSPWFLRILALLLAMLLYISVNLPQNDSVRDSNTGENSETLTDVPVNLYYDTDNLVVTGAPKTVTLNIEGPRSIVQSATKLRDFEVYIDLTDAEIGKQEVEVQIRNLSEKLTATLDPTYVTVSVQERVTKEFTVEAEYNADLLQEGFSAGQPSVEPKTVKITGAKDTIEQISYVKATLETNGTLDSTVTREARVQVLDRLLNKLDVIVEPEVVEVTIPIRAIEKNVPINIKRVGVAQEGITIESMTLSTDTTKVRAVSQQVLDSIQDLEVTVNLRDIIESKDITVPLEVPEGVLLMEPEQVTLSVEVTKTVTLSTVPISIEGLGENEVAAFLNPENGAVNVTLTGSPTLINGIEASDLQVEIDVSELDAGEHEVDVIITVPETIDWEISQTTARIVIQENTES
- the glmM gene encoding phosphoglucosamine mutase, with translation MGKYFGTDGVRGVANSELTPELAFKLGRFGGYVLTKDKDRPKVLIGRDTRISGHMLEGALVAGLLSIGAEVMRLGVISTPGVAYLTKFLGAEAGVMISASHNPVADNGIKFFGPDGFKLSDDQEQEIEELLDMEQDTLPRPVGKNLGQVNDYFEGGQKYLQYLKTTVEEDFTGIHIALDCAHGATSSLATHLFADLDADLSTMGATPNGININEGVGSTHPEALAQFLKEKNADIGLSFDGDGDRLIAIDENGDIVDGDQIMYICAKYLKEDGRLRQNTVVSTVMSNLGFYKGLEEYGVESVQTAVGDRYVVEEMKKNGYNLGGEQSGHIIFLDYNTTGDGLLTGLQLVNILKLTGKPLSELANEMKKFPQKLVNVRVTDKYHVTENDKVSQVIEQVEQEMNGNGRVLVRPSGTEPLVRVMVEASTEQLCQEYVERISSVVKEEMGLTE
- the glmS gene encoding glutamine--fructose-6-phosphate transaminase (isomerizing); its protein translation is MCGIVGFIGNVDAKEILLKGLEKLEYRGYDSAGIAVQTGEGVKVFKEKGRIADLRAIVDAGVVANTGIGHTRWATHGEPSRENAHPHQSTTERFTLVHNGVIENYLQLKREYLVDVSFNSETDTEIIVQLIEKWVNDGLSVEDAFRKTLTLLHGSYALALLDRENDETIFVAKNKSPLLVGLGDTFNVVASDALAMLQVTDQFVELMDKEVVIVTKDSIQIQKLDGEVVERAPFTAELDASDIEKGTYPHYMLKEIDEQPVVMRKIIQAYQDDAGELTIDPEIVATLNMSDRIYIIAAGTSYHAGLVGKEFIEKMAKVPVEVHVASEFAYNTPLLSENPLFIFISQSGETADSRACLVHVKELGHPALTITNVPGSTLSREADFTLLLHAGPEIAVASTKAYTAQLGVLSILAFVTGKARGLDIEIDLVQELGIIANAMEVLCDDKEEVEYIAREYLSVTRNAFFIGRGLDYYVGLEGALKLKEISYIQAEGFAGGELKHGTIALIENGTPVIALATQPKVNLNLRGNVKEVVARGAHACIISMKGLEDEDDRVVLPEVNEVLTPLISVVPLQLLAYYAALHRGCDVDKPRNLAKSVTVE
- a CDS encoding TnsA endonuclease N-terminal domain-containing protein, producing MPKRKRSPSINKKHKDDRGRGLGLEYKPWITIQDVPSLGRSTRLKGIKIPRQFEFLSDLERNYFYLLEYSNLVVDIREQYPLLPIEETIMIADELGIKHPADPKTNEPIIMTTDFLVTISENKNHQNLARTLKYKDELMNERVLEKFEIERVYWERQDVDWGIVTELEIPKEMAHNIAFVHGYADLSVIEGFEEVTEDDIEEMSIHFINRLLVEHRAVKQIAKEFEINYGMAVGCGLSLFKHLIITKAIELDLLEKLDVSQIQQIKEVRKDFSEKVRAI
- a CDS encoding transposase, which translates into the protein MIFYNQVYQFTGKEEKNRIRVIAIDDPIVYFVELHGNTSMPKKAVISDIETEVQSELLIPIPDPFAKSYSDKDLTEKQIQKRDEDWQVVSEGWDKYKKSLLIRKERDAIFEQIAKQHRIAKIKVKRIFTRFWQRGLNRNALLPDYIYSGGKGKERQLALAKVGRPRKYSSTKQGINITDNVKKQFDYVVKKYYRNKQQLSLTETYEYLLREFYSDKYYEGNKPKYKIWEESKIPTFHQFYYWFKKLEDPKLDFQLRHNQKEFELKYRPILSNSALETDGPGTRFQIDATIADIYLVSSFDRNLIIGRPVVYGVIDVYSRLLTGIYVGLEGPSWIGAMMTLDNMVMDKVEFCKKFGISIDESQWPAHHLPEIIIADRGEFEGYSVENLINNLNIKIENTSPYRGDLKGIIERQFRTINGKIKRKAPGAIQKEYRERGDKDYRLDASLNLEEFTKIIIHLVLHHNQNIIDKYPLEKEMISVGLTATPINLWNWGIENKKGSLQVIHNQNILRLNLLPKGKARITRAGIKFRGLSYGAERALNEQWYFKMRNHSIEIVFDPRDMSKIYIPHTDGRGFDTCYLLDTSSQYKGNTLEEIEYYHELIQEARHQEANKQKENTLNMDGAIESIIQKAKKEKKQTIVSNVSKAEKVKNISANRQAEKIMNREEEKFTLTEKPIIDTCQVVEFTKKNSETVEIPKKSTSRLMDKLRKKRDEEFGKDQ